In one window of Arachis ipaensis cultivar K30076 chromosome B06, Araip1.1, whole genome shotgun sequence DNA:
- the LOC107647148 gene encoding uncharacterized protein LOC107647148 encodes MSQKREGGIKKGGRAERPPHTPERHVHMIDRRFAGGKISKSSRKRHFKEVYHVGEGDRSPDLPTIAFTKEDAASIIPGHDDPMVVTIILANANLHRTLVDQGSSTDILFKSTFKKLGLQEKELRAYPNSLFGLGDALIQPLGYIPLRTTFGKGTRSRTLSIDYTVVDVNSAYNAFIGRTTLNQLAAVVSTPHLCMKFPTPEGIATIKGDQKLTRRCYNESLNFKGDPRGKEANTIELGGTRAREEFRPQLEGETEEVQIGDSRGKTTNVGANLREYLKELLIKFLRKNSDLFAWKAADMPGINPGLMCHKLAVYPGSRSVQQKRRKLVRERSQVMEEQIQALLEAGFIREVKYPLWLANVVLVKKPDGKWRMCVDYTDFNKACLKYPYPLPNIDTLVDVLSGYKYLSFMDDYSRYNQIPMHQPDQEKTSFLTPKANYCYVVMPFELKNAGTTYQRLMNKVFADHIGKLMEVYVDDMLVKTQSEEMLLPNPAEVFSTIRKHGMRLNPTKCTFAVEAGKFLGFMLTDKREFVVDSEFLKVRISSLQV; translated from the coding sequence ATGAGCCAAAAAAGAGAAGGAGGGATAAAGAAGGGCGGACGAGCCGAACGTCCCCCTCACACCCCGGAAAGGCACGTTCATATGATCGACAGGAGATTTGCAGGAGGGAAAAtttccaaatcatctcgcaaaagacacttTAAAGAAGTATACCATGTCGGAGAAGGGGACAGGtcacccgacctccctactatcgccttcaccaaagaagacgccgCAAGCATCATCCCTGGGCATGATGACCCCATGGTCGTTACCATCATACTAGCTAATGCCAACCTCCACCGAACACTGGTTGATCAGGGAAGCTCCACGGACATCCTATTCAAATCCACCTTCAAAAAGCTCGGACTACAAGAAaaggagctcagagcatatcccaaCAGCCTGTTCGGGCTAGGAGACGCTCTGATCCAGCCCCTCGGGTACATCCCACTGCGCacgaccttcggaaaaggaacccGGTCCAGAACACTGAGCATAGACTACACCGTGGTTGATGTGAACTCCGCGTACAACGCCTTTATAGGTCGGACGACCTTAAACCAGCTCGCCGCAGTagtctccactccacacctatgcatgaagtttccaactccGGAGGGGATAGCCACCATAAAAGGAGACCAAAAGCTCACGcgacgctgttataacgaaagtctaaactttAAAGGCGACCCCAGAGGAAAAGAAGCCAATACCATTGAACTCGGGGGAACCAGGGCTCGCGAAGAATTTCGCCCCCAACTAGAAGGCGAGACCGAAGAGGTCCAAATCGGAGACAGCAGAGGTAAAACAACAAACGTAGGTGCAAACCTAAGAGAATACCTAAAGGAGCTACTAATAAAATTCCTAAGGAAAAACTCCGACcttttcgcatggaaagccgcggacATGCCCGGCATAAATCCTGgattaatgtgccacaaactggcagtGTACCCCGGATCTCGATCAGTGCAACAAAAGCGCAGAAAGCTCGTTCGGGAAAGGTCACAAGTCATGGAGGAACAAATACAGGCCTTACTAGAGGCAGGGTTCATACGGgaggtcaaatacccactatggctggcCAACGTCGTACTGGTTAAAAAGCCAGatggaaagtggcggatgtgtgtcgactacaccgATTTCAACAAAGCCTGCCTAAAATACCCTTACCCCCTCCCGAATATCGACACCCTAGTCGACGTCTTGtcgggatacaagtacctctccttcatggacgaTTACTCGAGGTACAACCAGATCCCAATGCATCAACCTGACCAAGAgaagacctcgttcctaaccccgaaagcaaactactgctacgtagtCATGCCGTTCGAACTTAAGAACGCGGGGACTACATATCAGAGGTTGATGAACAAAGTATTCGCCGACCACATTGGGAAGCtgatggaagtctatgtagacgacatgctggtaaaaacccAAAGCGAAGAAATGCTGCTACCCAACCCCGCTGAAGTATTCAGCACCATAAGAaagcacgggatgagactaaatcccacaAAATGTACTttcgcggtagaagctggcaaattcctagGGTTCATGCTCACTGATAAGCGAGAATTTGTTGTTGATTCGGAATTTCTCAAAGTAAGAAtatcttcgttgcaagtatag
- the LOC107647147 gene encoding uncharacterized protein LOC107647147 → MMKAKVPKDFKTPDMTPYDGTSDLSHHLSNFRSRMYLMDASDATRCKAFPTTLTKTAIKWFDSLPPRSITSFVDLAMKFLARFSIQKDKAKHAPSLLGIKHGDQENLRSYMERFNKACLDIQNLPTEAAIMGLINGLLEGPFSHSISKKHPHIHP, encoded by the coding sequence ATGATGAaggctaaagtcccaaaggacttcaaaactcccgacatgaccccataTGATGGTACGTCCGACCTAagtcatcacctcagcaactttagGAGTCGGATGTACCTCATGGATGCCTCGGATGCAACTCGTTGCAAGGCCTTCCCTACCACCCTGACCAAaacggcaataaagtggttcgacagcttgccCCCAAGATCAATCACAAGCTTCGTGGACCTCGCTATGAAATTCCTAGCCAGGTTCTCCATAcaaaaggacaaagccaaacatgctCCAAGCCTGCTAGGGATCAAACATGGAGACCAGGAAAacctccgcagctacatggaaagattcaataaagcatgcctCGACATACAGAACCTCCccacagaagcagccatcatgggactcatcaacggtctGCTTGAGGGGCCCTTCAGCCACTCCATATCTAAGAAACACCCCCACATACATCCCTGA
- the LOC107604727 gene encoding uncharacterized protein LOC107604727 produces MKRQTSAVSPSSSRRENAPEKIHAKTIGCMSGILHLISRSNSRRQRRFLTFGNKKNPRNNSSSAVSSIAAGEISKEEKTSEVAAGRKSISPCEVPRSPTLPAEIRRSRATKPQSPTAESRPPALVARLMGLEEASEAAPSESVAEKRRQLLGALQRCDEDLKALKKIIEAVQLTDPLPSAEPEESKTAGEFDGKIKTVSEVKCTVFNGEQQQPSPVSVLDEFTRSPLSPSCHSGRHSFGRIQLQQKQQQLLKKPGEEEISSTYIYERMTSELVHKKVIEDEDHHSVMWSSKAMIKSVEEVCRDIAWGEKRELGRIGLALQDHICKDLIEEVVRELGCFYTLPFQACKRRLCF; encoded by the exons ATGAAGAGGCAAACCAGCGCAGTGTCACCGTCGTCATCCCGGCGAGAAAACGCGCCGGAAAAAATCCACGCCAAGACCATCGGCTGCATGTCTGGCATTCTCCACCTCATCTCCCGTTCCAACAGCCGCCGCCAACGCCGCTTCCTCACCTTCG GAAACAAGAAGAATCCTAGGAATAATTCTTCTTCCGCCGTTTCCTCTATCGCCGCCGGAGAAATATCAAAAGAGGAGAAGACTTCCGAAGTTGCCGCTGGCCGAAAATCGATATCGCCGTGCGAGGTGCCGAGAAGCCCGACGTTACCCGCGGAGATTCGCCGGTCTCGTGCGACAAAGCCTCAATCGCCGACGGCGGAGAGTCGCCCGCCGGCTTTGGTGGCGAGGTTGATGGGACTGGAGGAAGCATCGGAAGCTGCGCCGTCGGAATCGGTGGCAGAGAAGAGGCGGCAGCTTCTCGGAGCGCTACAACGGTGTGATGAGGACTTGAAGGCGCTGAAGAAGATTATCGAGGCGGTTCAGTTGACGGATCCGCTGCCATCGGCTGAGCCCGAGGAATCTAAAACTGCCGGCGAGTTCGATGGTAAGATCAAAACGGTTTCGGAGGTGAAGTGTACAGTGTTTAACGGCGAGCAGCAGCAGCCGAGTCCAGTGTCCGTACTCGACGAGTTCACTCGTTCACCACTCAGTCCGAGTTGCCATTCGGGAAGACATTCATTCG GGCGAATACAGCTGCAACAGAAGCAACAGCAGTTATTGAAGAAGCCTGGAGAGGAAGAAATCAGCAGCACATACATCTATGAAAGAATGACAAGTGAGTTGGTACATAAAAAAGTTATCGAAGATGAAGATCATCATTCAGTTATGTGGAGTAGCAAAGCCATGATAAAAAGTGTGGAGGAAGTGTGTAGGGACATTGCTTGGGGAGAAAAGCGAGAGCTTGGAAGAATAGGCTTGGCTTTGCAAGATCATATCTGCAA